A single region of the Mustela lutreola isolate mMusLut2 chromosome 2, mMusLut2.pri, whole genome shotgun sequence genome encodes:
- the SLC44A2 gene encoding choline transporter-like protein 2 isoform X3 — MGGERQHYYGKHGTPQKYDPTFKGPIYHRGCTDIICCVFLLLAIVGYVAVGIIAWTHGDPRKVIYPTDSRGEFCGQKGTKNANKPFLFYFNIVKCASPLVLLEFQCPTPQICVEKCPDRYLTYLNAHTSQDFEYYKQFCVPGFQSNKGVAEVLRDGDCPAVLIPSKPLARRCFPAIHAHKGVLMVGNETTYEDGHGSRKNVTELVEGAKKANGVLEARQLAMRIFEDYTVSWYWIVIGLVIAMLMSLLFIVLLRFLAGIMVWVMIIMVILVLGYGIFHCYMEYMRLRGEAGSDISLVDLGFQTDLRVYLHLRQTWMAFMVILSILEVVIILLLIFLRKRILIAIALIKEASRAVGYVMCSLLYPLVTFLLLCLCIAYWASTAVFLSTSNEAVYKIFDDGTCQFAGKTCNPETFASSNESRLCPGAHCQFAFYGGESGYHRALLGLQIFNAFMFFWLANFVLALGQVTLAGAFASYYWALHKPDDLPAFPLFSAFGRALRYHTGSLAFGALILAIVQIIRVMLEYLDQRLKAAENKFAKFLMTCLKCCFWCLEKFIRFLNRNAYIMIAIYGTNFCTSARNAFFLLMRNIIRVAVLDKVTDFLFLLGKLLIVGSVGILAFFFFTHRIRIVQDTAPPLNYYWVPILTVIIGSYLIAHGFFSVYGMCVDTLFLCFLEDLERNDGSAERPYFMSPNLKRLLNKTNKKLAES; from the exons ATGGGGGGCGAGCGGCAGCATTACTACGGGAAGCACG GAACACCACAGAAGTATGACCCTACATTCAAAGGACCCATTTACCACAG GGGCTGCACGGACATCATTTGCTGTGTGTTCCTTCTCCTGGCCATTGTGGGCTACGTGGCGGTAGGCATCATAG CCTGGACCCATGGGGACCCTCGGAAGGTGATCTACCCCACTGACAGCCGAGGCGAGTTCTGCGGGCAGAAGGGCACAAAAAATGC GAACAAACCCTTCCTGTTCTATTTCAACATTGTGAAGTGTGCCAGCCCCTTGGTCCTGCTGGAATTCCAGTGTCCCACCCCCCAG ATCTGCGTGGAGAAATGCCCCGATCGTTACCTCACCTACCTGAACGCTCAcacatcccaggactttgagtaCTACAAGCAGTTCTGTGTGCCTGGCTTCCAGAGCAACAAG GGGGTGGCTGAGGTGCTTCGGGATGGCGACTGCCCCGCCGTGCTCATCCCCAGCAAACCCT TGGCCCGGcgatgcttcccagccatccacGCCCACAAGGGGGTCCTCATGGTGGGCAACGAGACGACCTACGAAGACGGGCATGGCTCTCGAAAGAACGTCACAGAGCTGGTGGAGGGTGCCAA GAAGGCCAACGGGGTCCTCGAGGCGCGGCAGCTGGCCATGCGGATATTTGAAGATTACACGGTCTCCTGGTACTGGATAGTCAT CGGCCTGGTCATCGCCATGCTGATGAGTCTTCTGTTCATCGTCCTGCTGCGCTTCCTGGCCGGGATTATGGTCTGGGTGATGATCATCATGGTGATTCTGGTGCTGGGCTACG GGATATTTCACTGCTACATGGAGTACATGAGACTGCGGGGCGAGGCCGGCTCTGACATCTCCCTGGTGGACCTTGGCTTCCAGACAGACCTCCGCGTGTATCTGCACTTGCGGCAGACATGGATGGCCTTCA TGGTCATTCTGAGCATCCTTGAGGTCGTTATCATCTTGCTGCTCATCTTTCTGCGGAAAAGAATCCTCATCGCCATCGCGCTCATCAAGGAAGCCAGCAG GGCTGTGGGCTACGTGATGTGCTCCTTGCTGTACCCACTGGTCACCTTCCTCCTGCTGTGCCTTTGCATCGCCTACTGGGCTAGCACTGCTGT CTTCCTGTCCACTTCCAATGAAGCTGTCTATAAGATCTTTGATGACGGCACCTGCCAGTTTGCCGGGAAAACCTGCAACCCTGAG ACCTTCGCCTCCTCCAATGAGTCCCGCCTGTGCCCTGGTGCCCACTGCCAGTTTGCCTTCTACGGGGGTGAGTCGGGCTACCATCGGGCCCTGCTGGGCCTGCAGATCTTCAATGCCTTCATGTTCTTCTGGCTGGCCAACTTCGTGCTGGCCCTGGGCCAGGTCACGTTAGCTGGGGCCTTCGCCTCCTACTACTGGGCCCTGCACAAGCCCGACGACCTGCCTGCTTTCCCGCTCTTCTCTGCCTTCGGCCGGGCGCTCAG GTACCACACAGGCTCCCTGGCCTTTGGTGCCCTCATACTGGCCATCGTGCAGATTATCCGAGTGATGCTGGAGTACTTGGATCAGCGCCTGAAAG cTGCCGAGAACAAGTTTGCCAAGTTCCTCATGACCTGTCTCAAGTGCTGCTTCTGGTGCCTGGAGAAGTTCATCCGATTCCTCAACAGGAACGCCTACATCATG atTGCCATCTATGGCACCAACTTCTGCACCTCGGCCAGGAATGCCTTCTTCCTGCTCATGAGAAACATCATCAG AGTGGCCGTCCTAGACAAAGTTACCGACTTCCTTTTCCTGTTGGGCAAACTTCTGATCGTGGGTAGCGTGG GGatcctggctttctttttcttcacccaCCGGATCAGGATTGTGCAAGACACAGCACCGCCCCTCAATTATTACTGGGTCCCTATACTG ACTGTGATCATCGGCTCCTACCTGATTGCCCATGGATTCTTCAGTGTCTATGGCATGTGTGTGGACACgttgttcctctgcttct TGGAGGACCTGGAGAGGAATGATGGCTCAGCCGAGAGGCCTTACTTCATGTCTCCCAACCTCAAGAGGCTCTTGAACAAGACCAACAAGAAGCTGGCGGAGTCCTAA
- the SLC44A2 gene encoding choline transporter-like protein 2 isoform X1: MGGERQHYYGKHGTPQKYDPTFKGPIYHRGCTDIICCVFLLLAIVGYVAVGIIAWTHGDPRKVIYPTDSRGEFCGQKGTKNANKPFLFYFNIVKCASPLVLLEFQCPTPQICVEKCPDRYLTYLNAHTSQDFEYYKQFCVPGFQSNKGVAEVLRDGDCPAVLIPSKPLARRCFPAIHAHKGVLMVGNETTYEDGHGSRKNVTELVEGAKKANGVLEARQLAMRIFEDYTVSWYWIVIGLVIAMLMSLLFIVLLRFLAGIMVWVMIIMVILVLGYGIFHCYMEYMRLRGEAGSDISLVDLGFQTDLRVYLHLRQTWMAFMVILSILEVVIILLLIFLRKRILIAIALIKEASRAVGYVMCSLLYPLVTFLLLCLCIAYWASTAVFLSTSNEAVYKIFDDGTCQFAGKTCNPETFASSNESRLCPGAHCQFAFYGGESGYHRALLGLQIFNAFMFFWLANFVLALGQVTLAGAFASYYWALHKPDDLPAFPLFSAFGRALRYHTGSLAFGALILAIVQIIRVMLEYLDQRLKAAENKFAKFLMTCLKCCFWCLEKFIRFLNRNAYIMIAIYGTNFCTSARNAFFLLMRNIIRVAVLDKVTDFLFLLGKLLIVGSVGILAFFFFTHRIRIVQDTAPPLNYYWVPILTVIIGSYLIAHGFFSVYGMCVDTLFLCFCEDLERNDGSQERPYFMSPELRDILLKGSAEEGKRAEVEE, encoded by the exons ATGGGGGGCGAGCGGCAGCATTACTACGGGAAGCACG GAACACCACAGAAGTATGACCCTACATTCAAAGGACCCATTTACCACAG GGGCTGCACGGACATCATTTGCTGTGTGTTCCTTCTCCTGGCCATTGTGGGCTACGTGGCGGTAGGCATCATAG CCTGGACCCATGGGGACCCTCGGAAGGTGATCTACCCCACTGACAGCCGAGGCGAGTTCTGCGGGCAGAAGGGCACAAAAAATGC GAACAAACCCTTCCTGTTCTATTTCAACATTGTGAAGTGTGCCAGCCCCTTGGTCCTGCTGGAATTCCAGTGTCCCACCCCCCAG ATCTGCGTGGAGAAATGCCCCGATCGTTACCTCACCTACCTGAACGCTCAcacatcccaggactttgagtaCTACAAGCAGTTCTGTGTGCCTGGCTTCCAGAGCAACAAG GGGGTGGCTGAGGTGCTTCGGGATGGCGACTGCCCCGCCGTGCTCATCCCCAGCAAACCCT TGGCCCGGcgatgcttcccagccatccacGCCCACAAGGGGGTCCTCATGGTGGGCAACGAGACGACCTACGAAGACGGGCATGGCTCTCGAAAGAACGTCACAGAGCTGGTGGAGGGTGCCAA GAAGGCCAACGGGGTCCTCGAGGCGCGGCAGCTGGCCATGCGGATATTTGAAGATTACACGGTCTCCTGGTACTGGATAGTCAT CGGCCTGGTCATCGCCATGCTGATGAGTCTTCTGTTCATCGTCCTGCTGCGCTTCCTGGCCGGGATTATGGTCTGGGTGATGATCATCATGGTGATTCTGGTGCTGGGCTACG GGATATTTCACTGCTACATGGAGTACATGAGACTGCGGGGCGAGGCCGGCTCTGACATCTCCCTGGTGGACCTTGGCTTCCAGACAGACCTCCGCGTGTATCTGCACTTGCGGCAGACATGGATGGCCTTCA TGGTCATTCTGAGCATCCTTGAGGTCGTTATCATCTTGCTGCTCATCTTTCTGCGGAAAAGAATCCTCATCGCCATCGCGCTCATCAAGGAAGCCAGCAG GGCTGTGGGCTACGTGATGTGCTCCTTGCTGTACCCACTGGTCACCTTCCTCCTGCTGTGCCTTTGCATCGCCTACTGGGCTAGCACTGCTGT CTTCCTGTCCACTTCCAATGAAGCTGTCTATAAGATCTTTGATGACGGCACCTGCCAGTTTGCCGGGAAAACCTGCAACCCTGAG ACCTTCGCCTCCTCCAATGAGTCCCGCCTGTGCCCTGGTGCCCACTGCCAGTTTGCCTTCTACGGGGGTGAGTCGGGCTACCATCGGGCCCTGCTGGGCCTGCAGATCTTCAATGCCTTCATGTTCTTCTGGCTGGCCAACTTCGTGCTGGCCCTGGGCCAGGTCACGTTAGCTGGGGCCTTCGCCTCCTACTACTGGGCCCTGCACAAGCCCGACGACCTGCCTGCTTTCCCGCTCTTCTCTGCCTTCGGCCGGGCGCTCAG GTACCACACAGGCTCCCTGGCCTTTGGTGCCCTCATACTGGCCATCGTGCAGATTATCCGAGTGATGCTGGAGTACTTGGATCAGCGCCTGAAAG cTGCCGAGAACAAGTTTGCCAAGTTCCTCATGACCTGTCTCAAGTGCTGCTTCTGGTGCCTGGAGAAGTTCATCCGATTCCTCAACAGGAACGCCTACATCATG atTGCCATCTATGGCACCAACTTCTGCACCTCGGCCAGGAATGCCTTCTTCCTGCTCATGAGAAACATCATCAG AGTGGCCGTCCTAGACAAAGTTACCGACTTCCTTTTCCTGTTGGGCAAACTTCTGATCGTGGGTAGCGTGG GGatcctggctttctttttcttcacccaCCGGATCAGGATTGTGCAAGACACAGCACCGCCCCTCAATTATTACTGGGTCCCTATACTG ACTGTGATCATCGGCTCCTACCTGATTGCCCATGGATTCTTCAGTGTCTATGGCATGTGTGTGGACACgttgttcctctgcttct GTGAGGACCTGGAAAGGAATGACGGCTCTCAGGAGCGACCCTACTTCATGTCGCCCGAGCTGAGAGACATCCTGTTGAAGGGGAGTGCGGAGGAGGGGAAGCGGGCAGAAGTCGAGGAGTAG
- the SLC44A2 gene encoding choline transporter-like protein 2 isoform X2, with translation MEDERKDGAYGTPQKYDPTFKGPIYHRGCTDIICCVFLLLAIVGYVAVGIIAWTHGDPRKVIYPTDSRGEFCGQKGTKNANKPFLFYFNIVKCASPLVLLEFQCPTPQICVEKCPDRYLTYLNAHTSQDFEYYKQFCVPGFQSNKGVAEVLRDGDCPAVLIPSKPLARRCFPAIHAHKGVLMVGNETTYEDGHGSRKNVTELVEGAKKANGVLEARQLAMRIFEDYTVSWYWIVIGLVIAMLMSLLFIVLLRFLAGIMVWVMIIMVILVLGYGIFHCYMEYMRLRGEAGSDISLVDLGFQTDLRVYLHLRQTWMAFMVILSILEVVIILLLIFLRKRILIAIALIKEASRAVGYVMCSLLYPLVTFLLLCLCIAYWASTAVFLSTSNEAVYKIFDDGTCQFAGKTCNPETFASSNESRLCPGAHCQFAFYGGESGYHRALLGLQIFNAFMFFWLANFVLALGQVTLAGAFASYYWALHKPDDLPAFPLFSAFGRALRYHTGSLAFGALILAIVQIIRVMLEYLDQRLKAAENKFAKFLMTCLKCCFWCLEKFIRFLNRNAYIMIAIYGTNFCTSARNAFFLLMRNIIRVAVLDKVTDFLFLLGKLLIVGSVGILAFFFFTHRIRIVQDTAPPLNYYWVPILTVIIGSYLIAHGFFSVYGMCVDTLFLCFCEDLERNDGSQERPYFMSPELRDILLKGSAEEGKRAEVEE, from the exons GAACACCACAGAAGTATGACCCTACATTCAAAGGACCCATTTACCACAG GGGCTGCACGGACATCATTTGCTGTGTGTTCCTTCTCCTGGCCATTGTGGGCTACGTGGCGGTAGGCATCATAG CCTGGACCCATGGGGACCCTCGGAAGGTGATCTACCCCACTGACAGCCGAGGCGAGTTCTGCGGGCAGAAGGGCACAAAAAATGC GAACAAACCCTTCCTGTTCTATTTCAACATTGTGAAGTGTGCCAGCCCCTTGGTCCTGCTGGAATTCCAGTGTCCCACCCCCCAG ATCTGCGTGGAGAAATGCCCCGATCGTTACCTCACCTACCTGAACGCTCAcacatcccaggactttgagtaCTACAAGCAGTTCTGTGTGCCTGGCTTCCAGAGCAACAAG GGGGTGGCTGAGGTGCTTCGGGATGGCGACTGCCCCGCCGTGCTCATCCCCAGCAAACCCT TGGCCCGGcgatgcttcccagccatccacGCCCACAAGGGGGTCCTCATGGTGGGCAACGAGACGACCTACGAAGACGGGCATGGCTCTCGAAAGAACGTCACAGAGCTGGTGGAGGGTGCCAA GAAGGCCAACGGGGTCCTCGAGGCGCGGCAGCTGGCCATGCGGATATTTGAAGATTACACGGTCTCCTGGTACTGGATAGTCAT CGGCCTGGTCATCGCCATGCTGATGAGTCTTCTGTTCATCGTCCTGCTGCGCTTCCTGGCCGGGATTATGGTCTGGGTGATGATCATCATGGTGATTCTGGTGCTGGGCTACG GGATATTTCACTGCTACATGGAGTACATGAGACTGCGGGGCGAGGCCGGCTCTGACATCTCCCTGGTGGACCTTGGCTTCCAGACAGACCTCCGCGTGTATCTGCACTTGCGGCAGACATGGATGGCCTTCA TGGTCATTCTGAGCATCCTTGAGGTCGTTATCATCTTGCTGCTCATCTTTCTGCGGAAAAGAATCCTCATCGCCATCGCGCTCATCAAGGAAGCCAGCAG GGCTGTGGGCTACGTGATGTGCTCCTTGCTGTACCCACTGGTCACCTTCCTCCTGCTGTGCCTTTGCATCGCCTACTGGGCTAGCACTGCTGT CTTCCTGTCCACTTCCAATGAAGCTGTCTATAAGATCTTTGATGACGGCACCTGCCAGTTTGCCGGGAAAACCTGCAACCCTGAG ACCTTCGCCTCCTCCAATGAGTCCCGCCTGTGCCCTGGTGCCCACTGCCAGTTTGCCTTCTACGGGGGTGAGTCGGGCTACCATCGGGCCCTGCTGGGCCTGCAGATCTTCAATGCCTTCATGTTCTTCTGGCTGGCCAACTTCGTGCTGGCCCTGGGCCAGGTCACGTTAGCTGGGGCCTTCGCCTCCTACTACTGGGCCCTGCACAAGCCCGACGACCTGCCTGCTTTCCCGCTCTTCTCTGCCTTCGGCCGGGCGCTCAG GTACCACACAGGCTCCCTGGCCTTTGGTGCCCTCATACTGGCCATCGTGCAGATTATCCGAGTGATGCTGGAGTACTTGGATCAGCGCCTGAAAG cTGCCGAGAACAAGTTTGCCAAGTTCCTCATGACCTGTCTCAAGTGCTGCTTCTGGTGCCTGGAGAAGTTCATCCGATTCCTCAACAGGAACGCCTACATCATG atTGCCATCTATGGCACCAACTTCTGCACCTCGGCCAGGAATGCCTTCTTCCTGCTCATGAGAAACATCATCAG AGTGGCCGTCCTAGACAAAGTTACCGACTTCCTTTTCCTGTTGGGCAAACTTCTGATCGTGGGTAGCGTGG GGatcctggctttctttttcttcacccaCCGGATCAGGATTGTGCAAGACACAGCACCGCCCCTCAATTATTACTGGGTCCCTATACTG ACTGTGATCATCGGCTCCTACCTGATTGCCCATGGATTCTTCAGTGTCTATGGCATGTGTGTGGACACgttgttcctctgcttct GTGAGGACCTGGAAAGGAATGACGGCTCTCAGGAGCGACCCTACTTCATGTCGCCCGAGCTGAGAGACATCCTGTTGAAGGGGAGTGCGGAGGAGGGGAAGCGGGCAGAAGTCGAGGAGTAG